Proteins encoded within one genomic window of Ailuropoda melanoleuca isolate Jingjing chromosome 16, ASM200744v2, whole genome shotgun sequence:
- the CTSF gene encoding cathepsin F gives MAPWLPLLSLLGLLLGADPAPPRQAADVQAREAAYPELLGPARFALEMYNRGRAAGTRATLGAVRGRVRRAGQGSLYSLKATLEEPPCNDPTVCQLPVSKKTLLCSFEVLDELGKHMLLRRDCGPVDTKVTDDKNETLSSVLPLLNKEPLPQDFSVRMVSIFKEFVTTYNRTYESKEEAEWRMSVFSNNVMRAQKIQALDRGTAQYGITKFSDLTEEEFRTIYLNPLLRENRGKKMDLAKSIGDSAPPEWDWRNKGAVTQVKDQGMCGSCWAFSVTGNVEGQWFLKRGALLSLSEQELLDCDKVDKACLGGLPSNAYSAIKTLGGLETEDDYSYRGHVQTCSFSSKKARVYINDSVELSQNEQKLVAWLAQNGPISVAINAFGMQFYRRGISHPLRPLCSPWLIDHAVLLVGYGNRSGIPFWAIKNSWGTDWGEEGYYYLHRGSGACGVNTMASSAVVD, from the exons ATGGCACCCTGGCTGCCGCTGCTGTCGCTGCTGGGGCTGCTCCTGGGCGCCGAtcccgccccgccccgccaggCAGCCGACGTTCAGGCCCGGGAGGCGGCGTACCCGGAGCTGCTGGGGCCCGCCCGGTTCGCCCTGGAGATGTACAACCGCGGCCGGGCAGCCGGGACGCGGGCGACGCTGGGGGCGGTGCGCGGTCGCGTCCGCCGG GCGGGCCAGGGGTCGCTGTACTCCTTGAAGGCGACCCTCGAGGAGCCTCCCTGCAACGACCCCACGGTGTGCCAGCTCCCTGTGTCCAAGAAGACCCTG cTCTGCAGCTTTGAAGTCCTGGATGAGCTAGGAAAACACATGCTGCTGAGACGGGACTGTGGCCCAGTGGATACCAAGGTTACAG ATGACAAAAATGAGACTTTGAGTTCAGTCCTTCCACTGTTGAACAAGGAACCCCTGCCCCAG GATTTTTCTGTGAGAATGGTTTCAATCTTCAAAGAGTTCGTTACCACCTATAATCGGACGTATGAGTCGAAGGAGG AAGCCGAGTGGCGCATGTCTGTCTTTTCCAACAACGTGATGAGAGCGCAGAAGATCCAGGCACTGGACCGTGGCACGGCTCAGTATGGGATCACCAAGTTCAGTGACCTCACAG AGGAGGAGTTCCGTACCATCTACCTGAATCCCCTCCTAAGAGAGAACCGTGGCAAGAAGATGGACTTAGCCAAGTCCATTGGCGACTCTGCCCCACCCGAGTGGGACTGGAGGAATAAGGGGGCTGTCACCCAAGTCAAGGACCAG GGCATGTGTGGCTCCTGCTGGGCTTTCTCAGTCACCGGCAATGTGGAGGGCCAGTGGTTCCTAAAACGGGgggccctgctctccctctctgagcaGG AGCTCTTGGACTGTGACAAAGTGGACAaggcctgcctgggtggcttgcCCTCCAACgcctactcagccataaagactCTGG GAGGGCTGGAGACAGAGGACGACTACAGCTACCGTGGCCACGTGCAGACCTGCAGTTTCTCCTCAAAGAAGGCCAGGGTCTATATCAACGACTCTGTGGAGCTGAGCCAGAATGAGCAGA AGCTGGTGGCCTGGCTGGCCCAGAACGGCCCCATCTCCGTTGCCATCAATGCCTTTGGCATGCAG TTCTACCGCCGCGGGATCTCCCACCCACTACGGCCCCTTTGCAGCCCTTGGCTCATCGACCATGCTGTGCTGCTTGTGGGCTATGGCAACC GCTCTGGCATTCCCTTCTGGGCCATCAAGAACAGCTGGGGCACTGACTGGGGCGAGGAG GGTTACTACTACTTGCACCGTGGGTCCGGGGCCTGTGGTGTGAACACCATGGCCAGCTCCGCAGTGGTGGACTGA